A genomic stretch from Angustibacter sp. Root456 includes:
- a CDS encoding response regulator transcription factor: protein MIRVVIADDQALVRSGFGAILSSEDDIEVAGEAGTGDEATELVARTSPDVVLMDVRMPGSNGIEATRRITTAHRAKVVMLTTFDVDEHVYDAFRAGASGFLLKTVSPEYLVHAVRAAHCGETLLAPAITRRVVERFTAAPRPGDGRRLERLTDRELQVLRLVALGLSNDEIASRLYLSAGTVKTHVGRILAKYDLRDRVQAVVLAYETGVVQPGSAREE, encoded by the coding sequence GTGATCCGCGTCGTGATCGCGGACGACCAGGCGTTGGTGCGCAGCGGTTTCGGCGCCATCCTGTCGAGCGAGGACGACATCGAGGTCGCCGGCGAGGCGGGCACCGGCGACGAGGCGACCGAGCTGGTGGCCCGTACGTCACCGGACGTGGTGCTCATGGACGTCCGGATGCCCGGCAGCAACGGGATCGAGGCCACGCGACGGATCACCACGGCCCACCGCGCCAAGGTCGTGATGCTCACGACGTTCGATGTCGACGAGCACGTCTACGACGCCTTCCGCGCCGGAGCGTCAGGGTTCCTGCTCAAGACGGTCTCACCCGAGTACCTCGTGCACGCCGTACGAGCGGCGCACTGCGGCGAGACGCTCCTCGCGCCGGCGATCACCCGACGCGTCGTCGAGCGCTTCACGGCAGCTCCGAGGCCCGGCGACGGACGCCGTCTCGAGCGACTGACCGACCGCGAGCTGCAGGTGCTGCGGCTCGTGGCGCTCGGTCTGTCCAACGACGAGATCGCTAGTCGGCTCTACCTCAGCGCCGGCACCGTCAAGACCCACGTCGGTCGCATCCTCGCCAAGTACGACCTGCGCGACCGCGTGCAGGCGGTGGTGCTCGCCTACGAGACCGGCGTCGTCCAGCCCGGGTCAGCCCGCGAGGAGTGA
- a CDS encoding cupin domain-containing protein, whose product MQQARSETTIDNDVVRVTTWTIGPGQTTGPHRHALDYVVVPVRGGELVMTSADGVTRTTMEPGTSYFRSAGVEHEVSNDGEVTVVFVEVEVV is encoded by the coding sequence ATGCAACAGGCGAGGTCCGAGACCACGATCGACAACGACGTCGTCCGCGTCACCACCTGGACGATCGGCCCGGGCCAGACCACCGGGCCACACCGCCATGCCCTCGACTACGTCGTCGTGCCCGTGCGCGGGGGCGAGCTGGTCATGACGTCCGCGGACGGCGTCACGCGCACCACCATGGAGCCAGGCACGTCGTACTTCCGCTCCGCCGGCGTCGAGCACGAGGTGTCGAACGACGGCGAGGTGACCGTCGTCTTCGTCGAGGTCGAGGTCGTCTGA
- a CDS encoding DUF488 family protein translates to MATSTMLTFGHGRLDREELADLLESAGVEAIVDVRRFPGSRSNAAASRGAVEQLAAEVDIAYRQDARLGGRRSLTKDEDAASPDTWWQVKAFRAYAGWTRSEEFRAGLADLLAEAQTRRTAILCSEAVWWRCHRRIISDVVAVEGGVRVEHLMHDGRLVEHPVSDGARGGPGGRLVWDGQAGGRTNPVS, encoded by the coding sequence GTGGCGACGTCCACGATGTTGACCTTCGGGCACGGCCGGCTCGACCGTGAGGAGCTCGCCGACCTGCTCGAGTCGGCGGGTGTCGAGGCGATCGTCGACGTCCGCCGCTTCCCCGGCAGCCGCAGCAACGCCGCCGCGTCACGTGGAGCGGTCGAGCAGCTGGCCGCCGAGGTCGACATCGCGTACCGGCAGGACGCTCGGCTCGGCGGACGGCGCTCGCTGACCAAGGACGAGGACGCCGCCTCTCCCGATACCTGGTGGCAGGTCAAGGCGTTCCGCGCGTACGCCGGCTGGACCCGCAGCGAGGAGTTCCGCGCGGGCCTGGCCGACCTGCTCGCGGAGGCGCAGACGCGCCGTACGGCGATCCTGTGCTCCGAAGCGGTGTGGTGGCGCTGCCACCGCCGGATCATCAGCGACGTCGTCGCGGTGGAGGGCGGCGTCCGGGTCGAGCACCTCATGCACGACGGCCGGCTCGTCGAGCACCCCGTGAGTGACGGCGCCCGTGGAGGCCCCGGCGGTCGCCTGGTCTGGGACGGTCAGGCGGGCGGCCGGACGAACCCGGTCTCGTAG
- a CDS encoding maleylpyruvate isomerase family mycothiol-dependent enzyme, which yields MSGSQAWVADTYSGLADVLERSAASWDAPSLCEGWQTRHVVAHATMPVRLTPERFGAEMAAAQGDFGVLSNTVAARDAALPTQELLSQLRSPDLHGWQPPGGGVAGAVSHAVIHSLDVTIPLGERPVAPAEAVRDVLDQLTASHGAWFGVDLSGVRLAATDTDWAWGDGDTVSAESGELVALLSGRALPDGRRLPRR from the coding sequence ATGAGCGGCTCACAGGCCTGGGTGGCCGACACCTACTCCGGGCTCGCCGACGTCCTGGAGCGCTCGGCGGCCAGCTGGGACGCGCCGTCGCTGTGCGAGGGCTGGCAGACGCGGCACGTCGTCGCGCACGCGACCATGCCCGTGCGGCTGACGCCAGAGCGCTTCGGAGCCGAGATGGCGGCGGCCCAGGGCGACTTCGGCGTCCTGTCGAACACGGTGGCCGCCCGAGACGCCGCGCTGCCGACGCAGGAGCTGCTGAGCCAGCTCCGGTCGCCTGACCTGCACGGGTGGCAGCCGCCGGGCGGCGGGGTGGCCGGAGCGGTCAGCCACGCCGTCATCCACTCGCTCGACGTCACGATCCCCCTCGGGGAGCGACCGGTCGCACCGGCTGAGGCCGTGCGCGACGTCCTCGACCAGCTCACGGCCTCGCACGGCGCGTGGTTCGGCGTCGACCTGAGCGGCGTCCGGCTGGCAGCAACCGACACCGACTGGGCCTGGGGTGACGGTGACACCGTCAGCGCCGAGAGCGGCGAGCTCGTGGCCCTCCTCAGCGGTCGAGCGCTCCCGGACGGGCGGCGCC
- a CDS encoding mannitol dehydrogenase family protein has product MPRLSSAALAQLEIPTPTYDRSAASVGIVHFGVGNFHRSHQAVYLDQLMQGGSALDWGICGVGVLPQDSAMRDVMHAQDCLFTVVVRHPDGTLEPRVVGSLLEYLLAPDDPEAVFTRLVDPDVRLVTLTVTEGGYLKNAATGLFDVADPAVQHDVAHVATPRTAFGYVVEGLRRRRDVGHPPFTVLSCDNLQGNGDVTRQTVVGLARRIDPSLADWIDEAVTFPSCMVDRITPATTDADRDALASEFDVSDAWPVPAEPFTQWIVEDHFPLGRPPLEEVGVQLVDDVGPYELMKLRLLNASHQAIAYLGAPLGYTLVDEAMRDDLVRAFLERYMAEEAAPTLGPLPGIDLDAYMATLVERFANPGIRDTLVRLATDGGNRMATFTLPTVRANLEAGRPVELGAVMCAAWAEYWALIARGGLSDSEVPPDVHADALASAASDGDASAFLEQRDLFGDLADDERFSQPFLRARAAIVRRGLRATLVDLLGS; this is encoded by the coding sequence GTGCCCCGCTTGAGCAGCGCCGCCCTCGCCCAGCTGGAGATCCCTACCCCCACGTACGACCGGTCGGCGGCGAGCGTGGGCATCGTGCACTTCGGCGTCGGCAACTTCCACCGGTCGCACCAGGCGGTCTACCTCGACCAGCTCATGCAGGGCGGCTCGGCCCTCGACTGGGGGATCTGCGGCGTCGGCGTGCTACCGCAGGACTCCGCCATGCGCGACGTCATGCACGCCCAGGACTGCCTGTTCACCGTCGTGGTCAGGCATCCCGACGGAACGCTTGAGCCGCGTGTCGTCGGGTCGCTGCTCGAGTACCTCCTCGCACCCGACGACCCCGAAGCCGTCTTCACCCGGCTCGTCGATCCTGACGTCCGCCTCGTCACGCTCACGGTCACCGAGGGCGGGTACCTGAAGAACGCCGCGACAGGACTCTTCGACGTCGCCGACCCCGCCGTGCAGCACGACGTCGCGCACGTGGCCACACCCCGCACCGCCTTCGGCTACGTCGTCGAGGGACTGCGCCGGCGCCGCGACGTCGGGCACCCGCCGTTCACGGTGCTGTCGTGCGACAACCTGCAGGGCAACGGCGACGTGACGCGCCAGACCGTCGTCGGGCTGGCCCGGCGGATCGACCCGTCGCTCGCCGACTGGATCGACGAGGCCGTCACGTTCCCGAGCTGCATGGTCGACCGGATCACGCCGGCCACCACCGACGCCGACCGCGACGCCCTCGCCAGCGAGTTCGACGTCAGCGACGCGTGGCCGGTGCCGGCTGAGCCGTTCACCCAGTGGATCGTCGAGGACCACTTCCCCCTCGGGCGCCCCCCGCTCGAGGAGGTGGGCGTCCAGCTCGTCGACGACGTCGGCCCCTACGAGCTGATGAAGCTGCGGCTGCTCAACGCCAGCCACCAGGCGATCGCGTACCTCGGCGCACCCCTCGGCTACACGCTCGTCGACGAGGCCATGCGCGACGACCTCGTCCGCGCCTTCCTCGAGCGCTACATGGCCGAGGAGGCGGCGCCCACCCTCGGCCCGCTGCCCGGCATCGACCTCGACGCCTACATGGCCACGCTGGTCGAGCGGTTCGCCAACCCCGGAATCCGCGACACGCTCGTGCGACTCGCCACCGACGGCGGGAACCGGATGGCGACCTTCACCCTGCCCACCGTGCGGGCCAACCTCGAGGCCGGCAGACCGGTGGAGCTGGGCGCAGTGATGTGCGCGGCGTGGGCCGAGTACTGGGCCCTCATCGCCCGGGGTGGGCTGTCGGACAGCGAGGTACCGCCGGACGTGCACGCGGATGCTCTGGCGTCGGCGGCGTCCGACGGCGACGCCTCGGCGTTCCTCGAGCAGCGCGACCTGTTCGGCGACCTCGCCGATGACGAGCGCTTCAGCCAACCGTTCCTGCGCGCTCGGGCCG
- a CDS encoding sensor histidine kinase, producing MAAAPGLRRLRPWGDRALCAVLVVIGQWQIWGGWHDGGVGAPPSGDRVARAALALVIAASLLWRRRFPLAVVAAVCAGIVTQLLVVTPYVPFLTGLLPMVIANYSAAAYGRRWRAASLLLVMGAQVVVYVRIPQERTSGEVLFGLFVALGTWVVGDVVRTRFHGAERVLGDARQLVAQSEAATAAALADERSRIARELHDVIAHSVSVMGVQAGAARMLMDRRPDAARAALLEVEATARSAVEELRRLLTVLRDDGSAAEGLAPQPGLGQLGELVAQVRAAGLDVTLDASEAAQELSPGLDLVAYRIVQEALTNALKHAGAATLVTVRAAEDELRIDVTNGAPQPGRRGDPLPEGARHGLIGMRERVQLYGGRLVAGPSPDGGFHVRAVLPTDEARQLGQVS from the coding sequence ATGGCTGCTGCGCCGGGCCTTCGCCGACTTCGCCCCTGGGGTGACAGAGCGCTCTGCGCCGTCCTGGTGGTGATCGGCCAGTGGCAGATCTGGGGTGGTTGGCACGACGGGGGCGTCGGGGCTCCGCCGTCCGGAGACCGCGTCGCCCGGGCAGCGCTCGCACTCGTGATCGCGGCGTCCCTGCTGTGGCGGCGCCGGTTCCCGCTCGCGGTGGTGGCTGCAGTCTGCGCCGGCATCGTCACCCAGCTGCTGGTGGTGACGCCGTATGTGCCGTTCCTCACCGGCCTGCTGCCCATGGTGATCGCCAACTACAGCGCCGCTGCGTACGGCCGGCGGTGGCGTGCGGCCAGCCTGCTGCTCGTGATGGGCGCGCAGGTCGTCGTCTACGTGCGCATCCCGCAGGAACGGACGAGCGGCGAGGTGCTGTTCGGCTTGTTCGTGGCCCTCGGCACGTGGGTGGTCGGCGACGTCGTCCGGACGCGGTTCCACGGCGCCGAGCGGGTGCTGGGGGACGCCCGTCAGCTCGTCGCACAGAGCGAGGCGGCCACTGCGGCCGCTCTCGCCGACGAGCGCAGCCGCATCGCCAGAGAGCTGCACGACGTCATCGCCCACAGCGTGAGCGTCATGGGTGTGCAGGCCGGAGCCGCGCGGATGCTGATGGACCGACGGCCGGACGCCGCACGCGCCGCGCTGCTGGAGGTCGAGGCCACGGCCCGGTCGGCGGTCGAGGAGCTGCGCCGGCTGCTGACCGTGCTGCGCGACGACGGTAGTGCGGCCGAAGGCCTTGCGCCGCAACCAGGTCTGGGTCAGCTCGGCGAGCTGGTGGCTCAGGTGCGTGCGGCCGGGCTCGACGTGACGCTCGATGCGTCGGAGGCCGCTCAGGAGCTGTCGCCGGGACTCGACCTGGTGGCGTACCGGATCGTGCAGGAAGCGCTGACCAACGCGCTGAAGCACGCCGGCGCAGCGACTCTCGTCACCGTGCGCGCCGCTGAGGACGAGCTGCGGATCGACGTGACCAACGGTGCGCCACAGCCGGGCCGGCGCGGGGACCCGCTGCCCGAGGGTGCCCGACACGGCCTGATCGGCATGCGCGAGAGAGTGCAGCTCTACGGCGGCCGACTGGTTGCCGGGCCGTCCCCCGACGGCGGCTTCCACGTGCGAGCCGTGCTCCCGACGGACGAGGCGCGACAGCTGGGGCAGGTCTCGTGA
- a CDS encoding hemerythrin domain-containing protein codes for MTGEPHHQTLRGALEREHREIDAGIEAFLAAPEDADAAEGLSTSFTALRRHIYLEEEFLFPPLRAQGLMAPVLVMLKEHGELWDALDEMDRATIDGMEPEALQHKLEHVLDLLDRHNAKEEPIVYAAAERLLAPDAAARLNDLVSTRSLPTGWVCERARTH; via the coding sequence GTGACCGGTGAACCGCACCACCAGACCCTTCGCGGCGCCCTCGAGCGCGAGCACCGTGAGATCGACGCCGGCATCGAGGCCTTCCTCGCGGCACCCGAGGACGCCGATGCGGCAGAGGGCCTCTCGACGTCCTTCACCGCGCTGCGACGGCACATCTACCTGGAGGAGGAGTTCCTCTTCCCACCGTTGCGCGCGCAGGGGCTGATGGCTCCGGTGCTCGTCATGCTCAAGGAGCACGGCGAGCTGTGGGACGCGCTGGACGAGATGGATCGTGCGACCATCGACGGCATGGAGCCAGAAGCGTTGCAGCACAAGCTGGAGCACGTGCTCGACCTCCTCGACCGGCACAACGCCAAGGAGGAGCCGATCGTCTACGCCGCCGCGGAGCGCCTGCTGGCCCCGGACGCGGCTGCGCGGCTCAATGACCTCGTGTCGACCAGGTCGCTCCCCACCGGCTGGGTGTGCGAGCGCGCCCGCACGCACTGA